Proteins found in one Labeo rohita strain BAU-BD-2019 chromosome 11, IGBB_LRoh.1.0, whole genome shotgun sequence genomic segment:
- the b3gnt5a gene encoding lactosylceramide 1,3-N-acetyl-beta-D-glucosaminyltransferase A, with translation MFMNCRRVKKCQFLRLISMCCVMSLLMVCWDHVDHHVVSHVKSYSYRYLINSYDFINKSLSVSPEEAARFGSYPYLLNNKDICKDQDVLLLLFVKSSPGNLKRRQAIRSTWGNESYISHELGVVVKVVFAMGAHPDVLSESVIQKKLHRDLHKEHKNHGDLVQQDFLDTFHNLTVKLLLQFRWTHENCAHAHFLMTADDDVFIHLPNLVRYLQDLRRQNVQNLWVGHVHRGAPPVRRRDSKYYMPFDMYQWSSYPDYTAGAGYVVSGDVAAKIYQASLSLNASMYIDDVFMGICAIAAGVSPQEHVYFSGEGKTPYHPCIFEKMITSHGHEDDIRYLWKAATDPQVEGISSGLVGKLYCTAVKLTLLCKPYFTNTYSCTAAFT, from the coding sequence ATGTTCATGAATTGCAGACGGGTGAAAAAATGTCAGTTTCTACGGCTCATCTCGATGTGCTGCGTCATGTCGCTTCTCATGGTTTGCTGGGACCACGTGGACCACCACGTCGTGAGCCACGTGAAGTCGTACTCGTACCGTTACCTAATCAACAGCTACGATTTCATCAACAAAAGCCTCAGCGTCAGCCCGGAGGAAGCTGCTAGGTTTGGAAGCTACCCGTACTTGCTAAACAACAAGGACATCTGTAAAGACCAAGACGTGTTGCTGCTTCTCTTCGTGAAGTCCTCGCCGGGAAACTTGAAGAGACGACAGGCCATACGCTCCACGTGGGGCAACGAGTCCTACATAAGCCACGAGCTGGGCGTTGTAGTAAAAGTAGTGTTTGCTATGGGAGCTCACCCTGATGTGCTCTCTGAGAGCGTAATACAGAAGAAATTGCACAGGGACCTGCACAAGGAGCACAAGAATCACGGCGACCTGGTTCAGCAGGACTTCCTTGACACTTTCCACAACCTCACTGTAAAACTTCTGCTTCAGTTCCGCTGGACGCACGAGAACTGTGCCCATGCTCACTTCCTCATGACTGCAGACGATGATGTCTTCATCCATTTGCCTAATTTGGTTCGCTACCTTCAGGACCTCAGAAGACAGAACGTGCAAAACCTGTGGGTGGGCCACGTGCACAGGGGGGCGCCTCCCGTTCGCCGCAGGGACAGTAAGTACTACATGCCCTTCGACATGTACCAGTGGTCGTCCTACCCCGATTACACCGCCGGGGCGGGGTACGTCGTCTCGGGCGACGTGGCAGCCAAAATCTACCAGGCCTCGCTGTCTCTGAACGCCTCTATGTATATCGATGACGTCTTCATGGGTATCTGTGCCATCGCAGCGGGAGTCTCGCCTCAGGAACACGTTTACTTCTCGGGTGAGGGGAAAACGCCATATCACCCCTGCATCTTTGAAAAAATGATCACCTCTCACGGACACGAGGACGATATCAGGTATCTGTGGAAGGCTGCGACCGATCCACAGGTAGAAGGTATTTCGTCTGGACTGGTTGGGAAGCTCTACTGTACAGCTGTGAAATTGACGCTGCTTTGTAAGCCGTACTTTACAAACACGTATTCGTGCACGGCGGCTTTTACATGA